From a single Oxalobacter vibrioformis genomic region:
- the murJ gene encoding murein biosynthesis integral membrane protein MurJ, which produces MNLLKTLFTISGMTMLSRITGLIRELLIARAFGASGFTDAFFVAFRIPNLLRRLFAEGAFSQAFVPILAEYTNQKGADATRELVNKVASALFWALMIVTVIGVITAPTVVFLIATGFDDNPAVFQSSVVMTRIMFPYILFMSLVALAGGILNTWREFRIPAFTPVLLNVSFIVASLFVAPHMDQPVYALAFAVFVGGLLQLLIQIPALKKINMLPRISFRVFAVFRNEGVRRVISQMIPATFAVSVAQISLMINTNIASHLPNGSVSWLSYADRLMEFPNALLGVALGTILLPSLSRAHAKQDTEEYSALLDWGLRLTFLLAMPAAVFLMTLPEPFTTTLFHYGKFNVQDVSMTSNALVAYGVGLIGLILVRILAPGFYAKQDIRTPVKIAVVVLIITQLMNLVFVPWIAHAGLALAIGLGACVNAVCLYIGLRRRGIYTPVAGWLMFLTKLAGALFLLAGVALWAASYFDWTGMQSTPLYRAGVLAGVMTLCGVVYFGALLAMGFRPRDFKRIAS; this is translated from the coding sequence ATGAACCTGTTGAAAACCCTTTTTACCATCTCTGGCATGACCATGCTTTCGCGTATCACCGGCCTGATACGCGAATTGCTGATTGCGCGTGCTTTTGGTGCATCGGGTTTTACAGATGCATTTTTTGTGGCATTCCGCATTCCCAATCTGTTAAGAAGGCTTTTTGCCGAAGGCGCTTTTTCCCAGGCTTTTGTCCCTATTCTTGCTGAATATACCAACCAGAAGGGAGCCGATGCTACCCGTGAACTGGTAAACAAAGTTGCTTCGGCACTTTTTTGGGCATTGATGATAGTAACGGTGATAGGCGTCATCACTGCCCCGACGGTTGTGTTCCTGATTGCGACAGGATTTGATGATAATCCGGCCGTTTTCCAATCATCGGTTGTCATGACGCGCATCATGTTTCCGTACATCCTGTTCATGTCACTGGTTGCGCTGGCAGGCGGCATTTTGAATACCTGGCGTGAATTCCGGATACCGGCTTTTACCCCGGTTCTTTTGAATGTGTCTTTTATTGTTGCGTCGCTTTTTGTTGCGCCGCATATGGACCAGCCGGTTTATGCACTGGCTTTTGCGGTTTTTGTCGGCGGGTTGCTCCAGTTGCTTATCCAGATTCCGGCGCTGAAGAAAATCAATATGCTTCCCCGGATTTCTTTCCGGGTTTTTGCCGTCTTTCGCAATGAAGGCGTCAGAAGAGTCATCAGCCAGATGATTCCGGCCACATTTGCGGTATCGGTGGCGCAGATCAGCCTGATGATCAATACCAATATCGCCTCCCATCTGCCCAATGGCAGCGTTTCCTGGCTTTCCTATGCGGACAGGCTGATGGAATTTCCCAACGCACTGTTGGGTGTCGCACTGGGGACGATCCTCTTGCCGAGCCTTTCGCGGGCCCACGCAAAACAGGATACGGAAGAGTATTCCGCCCTGCTGGATTGGGGGTTAAGGCTGACATTTCTTCTTGCCATGCCGGCCGCTGTTTTTCTGATGACCCTGCCGGAGCCTTTTACGACCACGCTTTTTCATTACGGCAAATTCAATGTGCAGGATGTCTCCATGACATCCAACGCGCTTGTGGCCTATGGGGTGGGACTCATCGGGCTGATTCTGGTCAGAATTCTGGCTCCCGGATTTTATGCCAAGCAGGATATCAGGACGCCGGTCAAAATTGCCGTTGTGGTCCTGATTATTACGCAGCTCATGAACCTGGTCTTTGTGCCCTGGATTGCGCATGCCGGCCTGGCACTGGCCATCGGGTTGGGCGCCTGTGTCAATGCCGTTTGCCTGTACATCGGGTTAAGGCGGCGCGGCATTTATACCCCGGTGGCCGGCTGGCTGATGTTTCTGACCAAGCTGGCAGGCGCGTTATTTTTGCTGGCGGGTGTCGCACTCTGGGCCGCTTCTTACTTTGACTGGACCGGCATGCAGTCGACACCGTTATATCGGGCAGGAGTGCTTGCCGGTGTGATGACGCTGTGCGGGGTGGTTTATTTCGGCGCGCTTTTGGCCATGGGTTTCAGGCCGCGTGACTTTAAACGCATTGCGTCGTAA